One part of the Sorangiineae bacterium MSr11954 genome encodes these proteins:
- the istB gene encoding IS21-like element helper ATPase IstB — protein MSTDDVLLAAVRAHTRVLKLPTVARECETLGRQSLAEGWSPLQYLRALLDAELAVRAEHAIGRRMRAARLPVQKTMSQFDWRRPHGLERARVEDLARGAWIPTARNIVILGPVGTGKTHLAIALAIEAIKRGHHVLFYRASDLVRALTEARDARALSRLQERLRRVSLLVVDELGFVPFEKAGGELLFDVLSTRHERCATVITSNLAFSEWNRVFVDDKLTAALLDRLAQHAEVLVTRGPGDRVPAAATKKTDSRSDESKPKATQEVPALTR, from the coding sequence ATGAGCACCGACGACGTGCTCTTGGCCGCCGTACGCGCCCATACGCGCGTACTCAAGCTACCGACCGTCGCACGAGAGTGCGAAACGCTGGGACGTCAATCGCTGGCCGAAGGCTGGTCACCGTTGCAGTACTTGCGGGCGTTGCTCGACGCCGAGCTCGCGGTCCGCGCCGAGCACGCGATTGGGCGCCGCATGCGAGCGGCTCGTCTGCCCGTACAAAAAACGATGTCGCAATTCGATTGGCGGAGGCCACACGGTCTCGAACGCGCCCGCGTCGAAGACTTGGCTCGTGGTGCCTGGATTCCGACGGCGCGCAACATCGTGATCTTGGGCCCCGTGGGCACCGGAAAAACGCACTTGGCCATCGCGCTCGCCATCGAGGCCATCAAGCGCGGTCACCACGTGCTCTTTTACCGCGCCTCCGACTTGGTCCGGGCACTGACCGAGGCCCGGGATGCACGGGCTCTTTCTCGCCTGCAAGAGCGACTGCGAAGGGTTTCACTCTTGGTGGTGGACGAACTTGGCTTTGTACCGTTTGAAAAAGCCGGCGGAGAGCTGCTCTTCGACGTCTTGTCCACCCGGCACGAACGGTGCGCAACGGTGATCACATCGAATCTGGCTTTTAGTGAATGGAACCGGGTCTTCGTCGACGACAAGCTGACGGCCGCACTCCTGGACCGTCTGGCCCAGCATGCGGAGGTCCTCGTCACTCGCGGTCCGGGAGACCGTGTCCCGGCCGCGGCCACCAAAAAGACAGATTCAAGATCTGACGAGAGCAAACCCAAAGCGACCCAGGAGGTGCCGGCGCTCACGCGGTGA
- the istA gene encoding IS21 family transposase yields MVPMDVVAVIRHKVASEGVPIREVARELGLSRNTIRRYVRANKIPVPRPEKQVRPSPVRDEVATAAAAIWRARRSFTAGKQRLTAKRLWELLRENGHTASERTVRRLVAEFRSGEREVTVPLVYTPGELAQVDFFEVWVEPSGIRQKAWMFVMRLMHSGRDFAMLCAQQDATWFLAAHVAAFTYFAGVVAAVAYDNLSAAVAKILVGAPRLLRPRFAALCAHYAFEPRFCRPGEGHDKGGVERRGGHIRRQHLVPIPRGKSLAAMTSALQARLDAQHSRNPMYVEAWARERSALRPLPAPFDGRQVRTVQLRHHASYLVAGAHYSVPSRWCGQMVDLFLGIDTVTFAKGDETICHPRVAFGGRSIDYRHLLLPLSRKPQALRQVAHELVVQFGSPWPELWETLCNRYSPDLIEAARRLAPWLERADREGVGRVKQAIITALACGTLVPFLQRTRRTETLAAVPLALSEYAVETPDLSRYDVLLERASA; encoded by the coding sequence ATGGTGCCGATGGACGTGGTGGCAGTGATTCGACACAAGGTGGCGAGCGAAGGGGTTCCGATTCGAGAAGTGGCGCGGGAGCTCGGATTGTCGCGAAACACGATTCGGCGATACGTGAGGGCCAACAAGATTCCGGTTCCAAGGCCAGAAAAACAGGTCCGACCAAGCCCGGTGCGCGACGAGGTGGCCACGGCGGCCGCGGCTATCTGGCGAGCGCGCCGATCCTTTACGGCGGGCAAACAGCGGCTGACGGCCAAGCGGCTGTGGGAGCTATTGCGTGAAAACGGGCACACGGCGAGCGAGCGCACCGTGCGGCGATTGGTGGCCGAATTCCGGAGCGGTGAGCGTGAGGTGACTGTTCCTCTGGTGTACACGCCCGGCGAGCTCGCACAGGTGGATTTTTTCGAAGTGTGGGTCGAGCCCTCGGGGATTCGCCAGAAGGCGTGGATGTTCGTGATGCGCTTGATGCACTCAGGGCGCGACTTCGCCATGCTCTGCGCGCAACAAGACGCCACTTGGTTCTTAGCGGCTCACGTTGCGGCGTTTACCTACTTCGCGGGGGTGGTGGCCGCCGTGGCCTATGACAACTTGAGCGCGGCCGTGGCCAAGATCCTCGTCGGGGCGCCACGGCTGCTTCGGCCCCGATTCGCCGCGCTTTGCGCCCACTACGCCTTCGAGCCGCGTTTTTGCCGCCCCGGCGAAGGCCACGACAAGGGAGGAGTCGAGCGCCGCGGAGGACACATACGTCGCCAGCATTTGGTGCCCATTCCGCGCGGTAAATCACTTGCGGCCATGACCTCGGCTTTGCAAGCACGCCTCGATGCCCAGCATTCACGCAATCCGATGTACGTCGAGGCCTGGGCCCGTGAGCGCAGCGCGCTGCGGCCTCTCCCAGCGCCTTTTGACGGCCGCCAGGTACGCACCGTGCAGCTTCGCCACCACGCCAGCTACCTCGTCGCGGGCGCTCACTACTCGGTGCCCAGTCGGTGGTGCGGTCAGATGGTCGACCTGTTCCTGGGCATCGACACCGTCACCTTTGCCAAAGGCGACGAGACCATCTGCCATCCTCGCGTCGCCTTCGGTGGCCGAAGTATCGACTATCGGCATTTGCTACTGCCACTATCGCGCAAGCCACAAGCTCTGCGCCAGGTCGCTCACGAGTTGGTGGTACAATTCGGCTCACCATGGCCCGAGCTCTGGGAGACGCTTTGCAATCGGTATTCGCCCGACCTGATCGAAGCTGCACGAAGACTGGCTCCGTGGTTGGAGCGCGCTGACCGCGAGGGAGTCGGTCGGGTCAAGCAAGCCATCATCACCGCCCTTGCGTGCGGTACGCTGGTGCCCTTTCTGCAACGCACAAGGCGCACCGAAACCCTCGCCGCTGTCCCGCTGGCATTATCGGAATACGCGGTCGAGACGCCCGACCTATCGCGCTACGACGTGCTTCTCGAGAGGGCGTCGGCATGA
- a CDS encoding LysR substrate-binding domain-containing protein → MNHAARDRLAHPNPRVTLDLDTLRTLVTADALGGYGQAAAQLGRTPSAISLQMKRLQADMGVTLFRKRGRGLALTEAGELVLRYARRMLELNDELLDAVGGTATAGSIGLGCCQDFADAVLPAALARFGELYPRAQLEVRIEGSAVLADAVGKGQLDLAIAIGHAERATAQTLAEVELAWIAGRDFVRRKGEPLPLVLLGPQCAFRKAAIDALDAAGVAWRLAAVSPSPSGLWAAARAGLGVTLRAPIGLPPELVASKRLFGLPRLGTFPVTLHGRTQAVRGHVKLTHDGHQKLTHPAERGGEQFRPGKIDPPLKGVDRRAGDGVVVRGWCRWTWWQ, encoded by the coding sequence ATGAACCATGCTGCCCGCGATCGGCTCGCGCACCCGAATCCGCGCGTGACCCTCGATCTCGATACGTTGCGTACGCTGGTCACCGCGGATGCGCTCGGTGGATACGGACAGGCGGCGGCGCAATTGGGGAGGACGCCGTCGGCGATCAGCTTGCAGATGAAGCGGCTCCAAGCCGACATGGGGGTGACGCTGTTTCGCAAGCGCGGACGCGGCTTGGCGCTGACCGAAGCCGGCGAGCTCGTACTGCGTTATGCGCGGCGCATGCTCGAGTTGAACGACGAGCTCCTCGATGCCGTCGGAGGTACGGCGACGGCGGGGAGCATCGGCCTCGGATGCTGCCAGGACTTCGCGGACGCGGTGTTGCCCGCGGCATTGGCGCGCTTTGGTGAGCTGTATCCGCGGGCCCAGTTGGAGGTGCGCATCGAGGGAAGCGCCGTGCTCGCCGACGCCGTCGGCAAGGGGCAGCTCGATTTGGCGATCGCGATCGGGCATGCCGAGCGTGCGACGGCGCAGACGCTCGCAGAGGTGGAGCTGGCGTGGATCGCGGGGCGAGACTTCGTGCGGCGAAAGGGCGAGCCGCTGCCGCTGGTGCTCCTCGGCCCGCAGTGCGCATTTCGCAAAGCGGCGATCGATGCGCTCGATGCCGCCGGCGTGGCATGGCGGCTGGCCGCGGTCAGCCCGAGCCCGAGCGGGCTATGGGCGGCGGCGCGCGCAGGTCTCGGCGTGACGTTGCGGGCGCCGATTGGTTTGCCGCCGGAGCTCGTGGCAAGCAAGAGGCTGTTCGGGCTGCCGCGATTGGGGACGTTCCCGGTGACCTTGCACGGCCGGACGCAGGCTGTACGCGGCCACGTTAAATTGACCCACGACGGCCACCAGAAATTGACCCACCCGGCGGAGCGCGGGGGGGAGCAGTTTCGGCCAGGGAAAATTGACCCACCCCTGAAAGGGGTGGACAGGCGAGCGGGCGATGGAGTCGTCGTCCGGGGATGGTGCCGATGGACGTGGTGGCAGTGA
- a CDS encoding dihydrofolate reductase family protein — translation MRKLILKMSISLDGFVAGPNGETDWMIRSMSDEGKAWIVEALGNVGLLAVGSRTFQAMATYWPRSTDVLAPPMNQIPKAVFSRTGTNIEVATTRALEDARARALPESKPDPQALEGWRSARIVTGDLFDAITRLKQEPGKDIVAFGGVELAQNLASLGVIDEYRLVVHPVAVGKGLPLFSRLTAPVDLELVELKAFKTGTVAHVYRARPTSRAA, via the coding sequence ATGAGAAAGCTAATCTTGAAGATGTCGATCTCCCTTGACGGTTTCGTCGCAGGGCCGAATGGCGAAACGGACTGGATGATTCGGAGCATGAGCGACGAGGGAAAGGCTTGGATCGTGGAAGCATTGGGGAACGTGGGGCTTCTCGCGGTGGGCAGCCGCACCTTTCAAGCCATGGCGACGTACTGGCCAAGGTCCACCGACGTGCTGGCGCCTCCCATGAACCAGATCCCCAAGGCGGTCTTTTCGAGAACGGGGACGAACATCGAGGTAGCGACGACACGCGCTCTCGAGGACGCTCGGGCTCGGGCCCTGCCCGAGTCGAAGCCGGATCCGCAGGCGCTCGAGGGCTGGAGGAGCGCGCGAATCGTCACCGGGGATCTGTTCGACGCGATCACGCGTCTCAAGCAAGAGCCCGGGAAGGACATCGTCGCGTTCGGGGGGGTGGAGCTCGCGCAAAACCTCGCGAGCCTCGGCGTCATCGACGAGTACCGACTGGTGGTTCACCCGGTGGCCGTGGGAAAGGGCCTTCCGCTCTTTTCGCGTCTGACGGCCCCCGTGGATCTCGAGCTCGTCGAGCTCAAGGCCTTCAAAACCGGCACCGTCGCACACGTCTACAGGGCTCGCCCCACCAGCCGGGCCGCATGA
- a CDS encoding LysR family transcriptional regulator, producing the protein MKQHFTVRQGALDGVEAFLSVAQHRSFRKAAAELGVTPSAISQAVRALETRIGAALFIRTTRSVGLTEAGERFLSRAKPAFEELVAASHVASELGQRPSGLLRLSVPRAVVPILLEPLVASFCEAYPEVEVEIAASAELVDLAAKGFDAGVRMGQFIAADMVTVRLTPPFRFVIVGSPAYFARKDRPERPDDLRRHACLRWRRSNGGLALWSLDDQGRAIEMAVSGPLIASDFPTMLGAALEGIGLAQVPEPIAAEAVRAGKLVRVLEPFAPMAPGVFLYYPGHRQIMPKLRAFIDHVKSRSAAARESRAPRGNAS; encoded by the coding sequence ATGAAGCAGCACTTCACAGTCAGGCAGGGTGCGCTCGACGGCGTGGAGGCGTTTCTGAGCGTGGCCCAGCACCGCAGCTTTCGCAAAGCAGCCGCCGAGCTCGGGGTGACGCCCTCGGCGATCAGCCAGGCGGTGCGTGCGCTCGAGACGCGCATCGGCGCGGCGCTCTTCATCCGCACGACGCGCAGCGTCGGCCTGACGGAAGCGGGCGAAAGATTCCTCTCGCGCGCAAAGCCCGCGTTCGAGGAGCTGGTCGCCGCGAGCCATGTCGCGAGCGAGCTCGGACAGCGGCCGTCCGGCCTGCTCCGCCTCTCCGTGCCGCGCGCGGTGGTGCCGATCCTGCTGGAGCCGCTGGTGGCATCCTTCTGCGAGGCCTATCCCGAGGTCGAGGTGGAAATCGCCGCGAGCGCGGAGCTGGTCGACCTGGCGGCCAAAGGTTTCGACGCGGGCGTCCGAATGGGCCAGTTCATCGCCGCCGATATGGTCACCGTGCGTTTGACGCCGCCGTTTCGGTTCGTCATCGTCGGCAGCCCCGCCTATTTCGCCCGCAAGGACCGGCCCGAGCGCCCCGACGATTTGCGCCGGCATGCATGTTTGAGATGGCGGCGCTCCAACGGCGGGCTCGCGCTATGGTCGCTCGACGACCAAGGCCGCGCGATCGAGATGGCGGTATCGGGCCCCCTGATCGCCAGCGACTTTCCCACCATGCTCGGCGCGGCGCTCGAAGGCATTGGTCTCGCACAAGTGCCCGAGCCCATCGCCGCCGAGGCGGTGAGAGCGGGAAAGCTCGTGCGCGTGCTGGAGCCGTTCGCGCCGATGGCGCCCGGCGTATTTCTCTATTATCCCGGCCACCGGCAAATCATGCCGAAGCTGCGCGCCTTCATCGATCACGTAAAGAGCCGCTCGGCCGCCGCCCGCGAATCCCGAGCTCCGCGCGGGAATGCCTCGTGA